One genomic window of Methanosarcina acetivorans C2A includes the following:
- a CDS encoding formylmethanofuran dehydrogenase subunit A has translation MAGTIAIKNGYVFDPLNEINGEKMDIFIRDGKVVKELSSAEMKEAKVIDASGMTVMPGGVDSHSHVAGAKVNAGRSMRPEDHYKANLNKTALTHSGSGYTVPSVFKQGYDYAAMGYTTVFEAAVPPLEARHTHEEMRATPLLDMGGYLVLGNNFFLMRYIRNGDMEKAAAYVAWMMKTHKTYGIKCVNPAGVENWAWGKNVSDLDEANIHFEITPREVIKGLTEINETLGMPMPVHLHANNLGHPGCYAITKDSLKIPDGVKTRQNMDVEWAETKIDPLRDRSVYLTHLMFNSFAGTTWADCESGVKDIADYINNRDHVVIDSGCVPFGEATVMTGDGPAIHDLYTLTGNKWSNTDIEMECGSGVLPFNYLKSNPVHSLQWAMGLECLLLINDPWKTIMTTDSPNGGPFTKYPEVMTWIMSEAFRKQTFGECHKWANDRSALGGVNRELSLYDLAILTRANPAKTIGMAHRKGSLGEGADGDVTVYNLNPQQLDPNNYEALLRTFRKAEYTVKGGEIVAVKGEIVSLPEKRTYYSEVHVENEREKEMLADVKEWFRYYTLGFANYPTPEKYLANPTPIQVNGER, from the coding sequence ATGGCAGGAACAATTGCAATCAAGAACGGATACGTCTTTGACCCCCTCAACGAAATAAACGGGGAGAAAATGGACATCTTCATCAGAGACGGAAAAGTCGTAAAAGAGCTTTCGTCCGCCGAGATGAAAGAGGCAAAGGTTATCGATGCTTCGGGCATGACCGTTATGCCGGGAGGAGTCGACTCCCATTCCCACGTTGCAGGCGCAAAAGTTAATGCCGGCAGGTCGATGCGTCCTGAAGATCACTATAAAGCAAATCTTAATAAAACTGCACTCACTCATTCAGGTTCGGGTTATACGGTCCCATCTGTCTTTAAACAGGGATATGATTACGCAGCAATGGGCTATACAACTGTTTTTGAAGCTGCGGTTCCTCCTCTTGAGGCTCGCCACACTCATGAAGAAATGCGTGCAACTCCTCTCCTTGACATGGGCGGGTACCTGGTACTCGGAAACAACTTCTTTTTGATGCGCTATATACGTAACGGGGACATGGAAAAAGCTGCTGCATATGTCGCCTGGATGATGAAGACGCACAAGACATACGGGATAAAATGTGTTAACCCTGCAGGCGTCGAAAACTGGGCCTGGGGTAAAAACGTAAGTGATCTTGACGAAGCCAACATCCACTTCGAAATTACTCCAAGAGAGGTCATTAAAGGGCTTACTGAGATCAATGAAACCCTCGGTATGCCAATGCCAGTCCACCTGCACGCAAACAACCTGGGACACCCCGGCTGCTATGCAATTACCAAAGATTCTCTTAAAATTCCTGATGGTGTAAAGACCAGGCAGAACATGGACGTGGAATGGGCAGAAACCAAAATCGACCCTTTAAGAGATCGTTCCGTATACCTTACCCACCTGATGTTTAACAGTTTTGCAGGCACAACTTGGGCAGACTGTGAATCCGGTGTTAAAGATATTGCAGATTACATCAATAATAGGGACCATGTGGTAATCGATAGTGGATGCGTACCTTTCGGAGAAGCCACAGTTATGACAGGAGACGGACCCGCCATTCACGACCTTTACACTCTTACAGGAAACAAATGGTCAAACACCGACATTGAGATGGAGTGCGGCTCAGGTGTTCTTCCCTTTAATTATCTCAAGTCCAATCCTGTGCATAGCTTGCAGTGGGCAATGGGTCTTGAATGTCTTTTACTTATCAATGACCCCTGGAAGACGATCATGACCACGGACAGCCCCAACGGTGGACCGTTTACGAAATATCCTGAGGTAATGACCTGGATAATGTCCGAGGCTTTCAGGAAGCAGACCTTCGGTGAATGCCACAAGTGGGCAAATGACAGGAGTGCACTCGGAGGCGTAAACCGTGAGCTTTCCCTCTACGACCTTGCGATCCTGACCAGGGCCAATCCTGCCAAGACAATTGGCATGGCTCACAGAAAAGGCTCTCTCGGAGAGGGCGCAGACGGAGATGTTACAGTCTACAACTTAAACCCTCAGCAGCTTGACCCGAACAACTACGAAGCCCTCCTCAGGACTTTCAGAAAGGCAGAATACACTGTAAAGGGAGGAGAAATTGTGGCGGTTAAAGGAGAGATTGTTTCCCTGCCTGAGAAGCGGACTTACTATTCCGAAGTGCACGTAGAAAATGAGCGGGAAAAGGAGATGCTGGCTGACGTGAAGGAATGGTTCAGGTACTATACCCTGGGCTTTGCCAACTACCCGACTCCAGAGAAATACCTGGCAAACCCGACTCCCATACAGGTAAACGGTGAGAGGTGA
- a CDS encoding formylmethanofuran dehydrogenase subunit C — MTEGVLINKMTETGKSAGEMEEVTLIPNKAIDIKLEADVITPDSFAGKSAEEIGMLSVWQGPTTYPLSDFFEVLGNAGSSAAETLIRIKGDAMRIKRIGEGMSAGKIEIEGSAGMHVGTGMKGGEIVVYGDADSWAGMEMLGGLLHIKGNAGDHVGCAYRGKWHGMKGGCIIIEGSARHQLGGGMDGGEILVEGNVEGFCGIRQNGGLIVVKGGALRTVGVEMAGGTIVVGGKIQRFSPGFEFVSMENKVTSGETEIIGEFKKFTGDYAISKRAKGALYVSADANPEL, encoded by the coding sequence ATGACAGAGGGAGTACTTATTAATAAAATGACCGAAACCGGAAAAAGTGCCGGAGAAATGGAAGAAGTAACGCTTATTCCTAATAAAGCAATTGACATTAAACTGGAAGCAGACGTGATTACTCCTGACTCCTTTGCAGGCAAAAGTGCAGAAGAAATAGGAATGCTTTCCGTCTGGCAGGGACCTACGACCTATCCTCTTTCCGATTTCTTTGAAGTGTTAGGCAATGCAGGCAGTTCTGCCGCCGAGACCCTGATCCGCATAAAAGGTGATGCAATGAGGATCAAAAGGATCGGAGAAGGCATGAGTGCAGGCAAAATTGAAATTGAGGGTTCTGCAGGTATGCATGTCGGGACCGGAATGAAAGGAGGCGAGATCGTCGTTTACGGAGATGCCGATTCCTGGGCTGGCATGGAAATGCTTGGCGGGCTCCTGCACATCAAGGGCAATGCCGGGGACCATGTGGGCTGTGCTTACAGAGGCAAGTGGCACGGCATGAAAGGCGGGTGCATAATTATCGAAGGGTCGGCCCGGCACCAGCTCGGAGGCGGCATGGACGGCGGCGAAATTCTTGTGGAAGGCAATGTTGAAGGCTTCTGCGGGATTCGCCAGAACGGCGGGCTCATTGTCGTAAAAGGCGGGGCTCTCCGCACAGTGGGAGTAGAAATGGCAGGCGGAACCATAGTTGTAGGGGGTAAAATTCAGCGCTTCTCCCCGGGTTTCGAATTTGTGTCCATGGAAAACAAAGTCACTTCGGGTGAGACTGAGATAATAGGCGAGTTCAAGAAGTTCACAGGGGACTATGCGATCAGTAAGAGGGCAAAAGGAGCTCTCTATGTGTCTGCAGACGCAAACCCGGAGCTCTGA
- a CDS encoding molybdopterin dinucleotide binding domain-containing protein codes for MEVLLITGSTIDEGRLAKGGDKFTDEYTMECASCWISPVDFVSLCSPEKVKVTSRDGKHSIVVYAKCTDSVQPGQVFMPRAIWSNVIIDPDTLSTGSPLYKGAPVNVEPSGEEVLSAEDVVLKIYIGGQ; via the coding sequence ATGGAAGTATTACTCATTACCGGAAGTACGATTGACGAAGGCAGGCTTGCCAAAGGCGGGGACAAGTTCACGGATGAGTACACCATGGAGTGTGCATCCTGCTGGATTTCTCCTGTGGATTTCGTGTCCCTATGTTCCCCTGAAAAAGTAAAAGTAACAAGCAGGGACGGGAAACATTCGATTGTTGTTTATGCGAAATGTACGGATTCGGTCCAGCCGGGACAGGTGTTCATGCCGAGGGCTATCTGGTCGAACGTTATCATCGATCCCGACACCCTTTCTACGGGTTCTCCCCTCTATAAGGGCGCCCCTGTAAACGTTGAGCCCTCGGGAGAAGAGGTTCTCAGCGCCGAAGATGTAGTATTGAAAATTTATATCGGAGGGCAGTGA
- a CDS encoding formylmethanofuran dehydrogenase subunit B yields the protein MIYKNIVCPVCGAACDDIQVEYGDGKIEARNACKMGNAKFKEVVSSHRIRQPLIKDGGKLTPAAWDEALERAADILVSAKRPLLFMGSETSCEAHEIGLKIGEYLGALVDSNATICHGPTAMGIQESGKVGATEGQKKNRGDLIVYWGTNPLESMPRQMSRYGVFPRGYWTKRGRFDRTVITVDPRRTPTAAASDLHVQLKPSSDYELASALLTMLHGKTPHPSVEEITGVPIPVMEEMLDMMKNCNFGAISVGLGLSSSIGKHRNAEIAMNLVKELNNYAKFTLGALRGHCNVAGFNQVASYMYGYPFGLDFMRGHPRYNPGEYTTVDVLREKDVDAALVMCADLVCHIPADCAAYLAEIPMVCLDIAPCPSTAASDVVLPGVIDAMECDGTFYRLDDVAVHFEPFTSSPFEFTKSNEDTLKQLFEKIKARK from the coding sequence ATGATTTACAAAAACATAGTCTGTCCTGTATGCGGGGCAGCCTGTGATGATATTCAGGTCGAGTACGGGGACGGAAAGATTGAGGCCAGAAATGCATGTAAAATGGGGAATGCCAAGTTCAAGGAGGTCGTAAGTTCCCACAGGATCAGGCAGCCTCTTATCAAAGATGGCGGCAAACTGACCCCTGCAGCCTGGGACGAAGCTCTTGAGAGAGCTGCCGATATCCTCGTCTCGGCAAAGCGCCCCCTCCTTTTCATGGGCAGTGAGACCTCCTGCGAAGCCCATGAAATCGGGCTCAAGATCGGGGAATACCTGGGTGCACTTGTTGACTCAAACGCAACTATCTGCCACGGCCCGACCGCAATGGGAATTCAGGAGTCCGGAAAAGTCGGTGCAACCGAAGGGCAGAAGAAAAACAGAGGTGACCTCATTGTCTACTGGGGAACCAATCCTCTCGAGTCCATGCCCAGGCAGATGTCCAGGTACGGGGTTTTCCCGAGAGGTTACTGGACCAAACGCGGGCGTTTTGACCGTACGGTCATCACCGTGGACCCGAGAAGAACTCCAACTGCTGCTGCTTCCGATCTGCACGTGCAGCTCAAACCCAGCTCGGACTACGAACTGGCAAGTGCTCTCCTCACCATGCTCCACGGAAAAACTCCTCACCCTTCAGTAGAAGAGATCACAGGGGTCCCAATCCCGGTCATGGAAGAGATGCTCGATATGATGAAGAACTGCAACTTCGGGGCCATTTCCGTTGGGCTCGGGCTCTCATCTTCCATTGGAAAGCACAGGAATGCCGAAATTGCAATGAACTTGGTAAAGGAGCTGAACAACTACGCCAAGTTCACTCTCGGAGCTCTCCGTGGTCACTGCAACGTTGCAGGCTTTAACCAGGTAGCTTCCTACATGTACGGCTACCCCTTCGGGCTCGACTTCATGCGCGGACACCCCCGTTACAACCCCGGCGAATACACAACCGTGGACGTGCTGCGAGAAAAGGACGTGGATGCAGCCCTCGTTATGTGTGCCGACCTTGTCTGCCACATCCCTGCGGATTGTGCAGCCTATCTTGCCGAAATCCCAATGGTCTGCCTGGACATCGCCCCCTGCCCGAGCACAGCCGCTTCGGATGTTGTGCTTCCTGGAGTCATTGACGCCATGGAATGTGACGGGACTTTCTACAGGCTCGACGATGTCGCAGTGCACTTCGAACCCTTCACAAGCTCGCCCTTCGAGTTTACGAAGAGCAACGAAGACACCTTAAAACAGCTCTTTGAGAAGATAAAGGCAAGAAAATAA
- a CDS encoding SIMPL domain-containing protein, protein MSQENKNDKSYYVIIALSVVLVLMAATIYAISQSGSEKGAENTISMSGYAEQKVVPDTATLNVGVVVQSETAKEASDENAALMSAVIAELKAMGLQDREMKTSYVSVYPVYNYENERTITGYSASNSVQITTTNLDNLSEIIDRSTAAGANEIGSISFSVSDDMQKQLREDLMNEAVADASSKATALAKSLGVEITGVQTSSISENGGSRVYYDYAIATEEAGSGAVSTPVQPGESTVSMSVQVTYYIE, encoded by the coding sequence ATGTCACAGGAAAATAAAAACGATAAATCTTATTACGTTATCATTGCGCTATCAGTTGTTCTGGTGCTGATGGCAGCAACAATATACGCCATTTCACAGAGTGGGTCCGAAAAGGGTGCGGAAAATACTATTTCCATGAGTGGATATGCTGAACAGAAAGTTGTCCCTGACACGGCAACATTGAACGTAGGTGTTGTAGTTCAGTCTGAAACTGCAAAGGAAGCATCCGATGAAAATGCAGCCCTTATGAGTGCCGTAATAGCAGAACTTAAGGCAATGGGACTTCAGGACAGGGAAATGAAGACATCCTATGTTTCCGTGTACCCTGTATACAACTACGAGAACGAACGAACAATCACAGGTTACTCTGCATCCAACAGCGTGCAGATCACAACCACAAATCTCGACAACCTGAGTGAGATCATTGACAGGTCCACAGCCGCTGGAGCTAATGAAATAGGAAGCATTTCCTTCTCGGTCTCAGATGATATGCAAAAGCAGCTTCGTGAAGACTTGATGAATGAGGCAGTAGCCGATGCATCATCAAAAGCCACTGCGCTTGCTAAGAGCCTGGGGGTTGAGATTACTGGTGTGCAGACCTCATCCATAAGTGAAAACGGCGGTTCCAGAGTCTATTACGATTACGCTATTGCAACGGAAGAAGCGGGCTCAGGGGCAGTTTCCACTCCTGTCCAGCCAGGCGAGTCTACGGTTTCAATGTCAGTACAGGTCACGTATTATATTGAATAA
- a CDS encoding GNAT family N-acetyltransferase: protein MDGIEVRELLPSEYKEWNLLVEKAQPGTLFHTSEWLEISRDVLAKDLKIYGCFRNGELVGGCPLFIKDIKGILKVATSTCNMTSYSGPIIKESASSKASKREQETHEILNSLREFLCKQGFDGIHLTFSPGFEDIRPFTWNGWNSAVRYTHYLNLKENIDSNLSEERRMELETATEAGLKTRAWNDPETYYRLLSLAYEKQNLKPPLPGEFFKRVFNLIQEKDIGYMFVSETPEGEAVAAHLNLYGKKCAVIWTSALDPDFGHLGSNALLYHNEFLDLKSRNFEYMNVMAANVPTFVDFIMGFSPELIPYYSVSLENIKYSIAKTLYKTLHKENY, encoded by the coding sequence TTGGACGGAATTGAAGTTAGAGAATTATTGCCATCCGAATACAAAGAATGGAATTTGCTTGTAGAAAAAGCTCAACCCGGTACACTCTTTCATACCAGTGAATGGCTTGAAATTAGCAGGGATGTCCTGGCAAAAGATCTAAAAATCTACGGCTGTTTCAGAAACGGCGAGCTTGTGGGAGGATGTCCTCTTTTTATAAAAGATATCAAAGGAATATTGAAAGTGGCAACTTCAACCTGTAATATGACCAGCTACAGTGGACCTATTATAAAAGAGAGTGCCAGCTCCAAAGCAAGTAAACGGGAACAGGAAACTCACGAAATTCTCAATTCTCTCAGGGAATTTCTCTGCAAGCAGGGATTTGATGGCATTCATCTTACGTTCTCTCCGGGCTTTGAGGATATAAGACCCTTTACGTGGAATGGATGGAATTCTGCTGTACGTTATACCCATTATCTGAACCTGAAAGAAAACATAGACAGCAACCTTTCAGAGGAAAGGCGGATGGAACTTGAAACTGCAACTGAGGCAGGACTTAAAACCAGGGCATGGAATGATCCTGAAACATATTACCGTCTGCTTTCATTGGCTTACGAAAAACAGAATTTAAAGCCTCCCCTGCCAGGAGAGTTCTTTAAAAGAGTTTTTAATTTGATTCAGGAAAAAGACATTGGATACATGTTTGTCTCAGAAACTCCCGAGGGTGAAGCTGTTGCAGCTCACTTAAATCTTTACGGAAAAAAATGTGCTGTAATCTGGACCTCAGCCCTTGACCCGGATTTTGGTCATCTGGGTTCCAATGCTCTTCTGTATCATAATGAATTTCTTGACCTGAAGTCCCGAAACTTCGAATACATGAACGTAATGGCAGCAAATGTCCCCACATTTGTGGATTTTATAATGGGCTTTTCTCCTGAGCTAATTCCATACTACAGCGTAAGCCTGGAGAACATAAAATATTCAATCGCGAAGACCTTGTATAAAACCCTTCATAAGGAAAACTATTGA
- a CDS encoding class I SAM-dependent methyltransferase produces the protein MLKPKNVWEEFFADKRSGGHRSSAEEFLAMEAKEKLFHLDGGKILLDFGCGAGELLVYYAQEYEKTIGVDFSPSMLEEASKRIRERNCKNTTLILADDKIVWDKLDSSFDRITAAGVFQYLTYQKIDDFIFNASKHLNEGGKIVLFDMLDPRLYPLWKMGLFSQDKSCRKILSKAVCGVKNSISASLKRRPRDILGYSHYPNKIKKIANKNGFEMICVQSMYYEYKYHAIIFRS, from the coding sequence ATTTTGAAACCAAAAAATGTATGGGAAGAGTTTTTTGCAGATAAAAGAAGCGGGGGCCACAGATCTTCAGCTGAGGAATTTCTTGCTATGGAGGCAAAGGAAAAATTATTCCACCTGGATGGCGGAAAAATCCTTCTTGACTTTGGGTGCGGAGCCGGAGAGCTTCTGGTCTATTATGCACAGGAATATGAAAAGACTATAGGAGTTGACTTTTCCCCTTCCATGCTTGAGGAAGCAAGCAAAAGAATAAGGGAAAGAAATTGTAAAAATACAACTTTAATCCTGGCTGACGACAAAATTGTCTGGGACAAGCTGGACTCTTCCTTCGATCGAATAACTGCAGCCGGAGTATTTCAATACCTGACATATCAAAAAATTGATGATTTTATTTTCAATGCATCAAAACATCTTAATGAAGGAGGTAAAATAGTATTATTTGATATGTTGGACCCTCGCTTATACCCCTTATGGAAAATGGGGCTGTTTTCACAGGATAAAAGTTGCCGGAAAATATTATCCAAAGCGGTTTGCGGGGTTAAAAATTCAATATCAGCAAGCTTGAAAAGACGCCCAAGAGACATTTTGGGGTATTCCCATTATCCCAATAAAATTAAAAAAATTGCAAATAAAAATGGTTTTGAAATGATTTGTGTACAATCAATGTATTACGAATACAAATATCATGCAATAATATTTCGGAGTTAA
- the purN gene encoding phosphoribosylglycinamide formyltransferase, which produces MKCEDTKKLHIAIFASHTGTNMQAIIDACRRGDLNGEVCAVISNNSNSQALEKARIAGVPEYHLSNKTYPEEDELDEAICKVLTESGADIVALAGYMKKLGPEVLKHYKGRILNIHPSLLPKYGGKGMYGTHVHRAVIDAGEKTTGVTIHLVEEEYDTGKIIRQCEIEVLDGDTIDTLSKRVLEREHAFYVETLKLISEGVIKL; this is translated from the coding sequence ATGAAATGTGAAGATACAAAGAAATTACATATCGCAATATTTGCTTCTCACACCGGAACCAATATGCAGGCGATTATTGATGCTTGCAGAAGGGGGGATTTGAACGGGGAAGTATGTGCTGTCATAAGCAACAACTCAAATTCGCAGGCATTGGAGAAGGCAAGGATAGCAGGAGTTCCTGAATATCATCTAAGTAATAAAACATATCCGGAAGAAGACGAATTGGATGAAGCAATATGTAAAGTACTAACTGAAAGTGGTGCAGACATAGTTGCTCTTGCCGGGTACATGAAAAAGTTAGGACCTGAGGTTTTGAAACATTACAAGGGCCGTATACTCAATATTCATCCTTCACTCTTACCCAAATACGGTGGCAAAGGAATGTATGGAACCCATGTGCACAGAGCGGTTATTGATGCCGGAGAGAAAACGACAGGAGTTACAATTCACCTGGTCGAAGAGGAATATGATACCGGGAAGATAATTCGGCAATGTGAAATTGAGGTCCTGGATGGTGATACGATAGATACCCTGTCAAAAAGGGTACTTGAAAGAGAACATGCTTTCTATGTGGAGACCTTGAAACTGATAAGTGAAGGTGTAATCAAACTGTAA